The nucleotide window TGATGGAGGAAAACTTTATCTATGGAGACAAACATTTAATGCCTAATGGCCTTCCTTTAATATTTAGGCATATCGGTCTCTTCAGAATCCTAATGATACCTATGAATTTCACTGCTTGTTTCTGTTTTTCTCTTAGATATCTTCACAGATAATATGACAACATGACTCTCTGTATACCATCACTAACCGATTTATGGCATCAAATACAGAAAGTTCCACATAAGAGCTTTTAAGGACCAGCTTATTAGACACTTCTTTGGACACAGATGCATCTCATGTGGTCATCTTGGACAAATGTCATTTATCATGAGAAATACCATTTTCGAATGTTCTTTACCCTTCCGTGACCATATTCCGTTTTGTTTGAAGATCCTGTAACTTGTTTTGTACATGTCTTTTCAGAAGATCCAATTGCCTATCAAAAATATGATTAATGAACATCCATACAGAAACTAGGTAGAATGCGCCATCGGCGATTAATGACTATTTGCACAAAAAATCACGAAAGCAAATAAAGAAAAAGGAGCACATCAAACTTATTTACAGTCACTAACTCAGTGATATCAAAAGCAAAGTTGACTGAAAAACATGAAGGGCAAAAAGATTGTCGTTGTAGAACTTATAAATATGTGATTCACAACAAATAAATTTATCCGTATGCAACTTTATCCATGCAGCAGTCTTTTCACCCTATGCATTTATGAATATTGGTTGAAATAAAAAGTGGGACCCATATGAAAACAAGAAGTGACTCCCAAGAATTCAATTGAACATACAACCAGCATAACCGAGTCCATCCCCAGTCGATAAACCATGTGGTGATTCAAAGCAATATGTACAGATAATTAATTCCATGGAACCCACACCAAAAATAGTGCAGCACATGAGATGGGGATGGGAAACTAACCTAAACATTTCATTGGCTAGTCCACGTTCATACAATTAGCTGATTCCGATGGAAATACAAACCTCATCCAATCGCAGTCAACAAACAGACTCGGAATCGGCAAGCAATCGGTTAAGAGATTCGGAAACATTTTACAGAGAGCTGCTGCAGCTCCCGTCTTCACATTTTTCTTTTTGCAGGTCAGATTTCTAATTGTTGCACCAAAGACTTAACAGGCTGTCTCTGCTACCTGTTTTATCTATTTTATGAAGGACCCACATGGTAATTCTTTAGAGTCATTCGAGTCACTCTACTACTTTTTTTTCACTTCGCACTCCACCTTCCATCCTTGCCATGTTCAGACTTTTCCACAATAGCCATCTTATTTTCTTGCTATCCCAGATTTCTGCCAACAATTCCTTAGATCTAGTTTTCTATGACTTCCTTCTGTAACCTATGTCTAGTGAGACCATCTccaattcctttttttttgtataaagATCACAGTTCACGGATTCTAGTGAAATAATTAAGCCAGAATGTGTTAGAATTTTAATATACTTGCCCCCTGTTATAAGTATCATATCAAGAATATTTAAGAGAATATTCAAGTCTGTTATTAGGGTTTGAAAGATTCAGGCGGCATATATCGGGTTTGATACATAACTTAAGAATCTTAATCTTTTGGATTAAATTATTGTTCAATTTCATGTATATTAACATTGGCTAGTTTGACTTTAGATTCATTGTTAAGTTCAATATGATATCAAAATTCAAAACCAAGATCCTCAAAGGAAAAATAAATGAGTAAAAAAAAGAAAGCTAGATGTTGACCACAGTCAAGTAAAAAAAGAGAACATGTCTAATCGCTCTTTGATATATTCTTATGAATAAAGGAAagatgttaaaagaatatttatgtatGAGGTGAAGATTAAAAGGACTAGAATAGCCTTGCATAATTAAGGATTAAAAAATCTGTATGATATATTAGGTTTGGCACATAACTTAATAAGCTTAAGCTTTTTAACTGAATTGATTTTTAATCTCATACGTGTTAATTTTAACCAGTTTGACTCAGACACATCATTGATACAACTTATCAACTGAATGATTTCTTTGAAACTATAATAACTAATAGAGTTATGTCATCTCAGAATTTGTAAGTGGTCTATGATCACTTCAATTAATCAAAAAGTTAATTGCTTTGCTGTATAACCAAAAAGGGAGATAGGGAAATTTGTTCAAAACATAAGAAAGATGTAACAATGCAATTGACAATAGAATAGCAGAAGTAAAATGTTGATCACCTCTTACGTTGAGTTTCCTTCCTTTTTAAGCTCATGTTTGCAGAATGACCTCAGGAGCCTGGAGACTGATCGACAGATAATCCATCAAAAGAATACTCTTCACGAATGAATTCATTAGCATGGGTCCTTTGCTTTCTCATACCTGCTGCAGAATTGTTACCATTCATCGAAGACACATTCTCCCCGAACATTAGAATCAGCATGGATGCAGAGATAACTTGAGAATCAAGTTTGACATTAGAGAAGATAAAAGAATGAACTTAACCTGACATGGCTAGCTTGTTTCCCCCAAACATTTGTTATTGGGCTGTTATGCCACCATTCGAATTGTTCTGTGAACTGAGCAGAAATCCCCAAAGCTCCTCAAGAACTTCTTTTCCAGAAATCCCGTGAGTTGGATCTGAATCTGTTTCCCATCCACCACCGGCATAACAACTTAAAATTAAGCATCTGCATTCTGCACAACAATGATATACTTAAAAGCATAGACATCGAGAAGTCCATAAACGAAAGCCAATGAGGGCTTCATCCTCAAACCCCAAGAAGGTCGCCCTACTCGCAATCCTTGGACTTATCACAGTAAATCCATTAAAGACCGAATCGGTTCCTTCGATCGCGAGAAAGAGGATTTCGCTTACCAGGAACAGGAAGAAGCCGCCCGGCGTCTTCTTCCCCTTCCTCTAGGGATTCGATGCGAGGGCCACGAGCGGGTGCGAGAGCGCAGGCGGCAAAGATGGTTTCGAAACGCAGAGATCGCGCATTTATAGTTGGGCTCGCGCGGGGAACATCGCCGTGTGTTGGGCCTCAGATTTGGCCCACTAGTGGATTCACCAGGCCAAGAGAATGGGCTGATCCGTAGAAGTAACATAAGCCCATCGGTATCTCCTGAGGACCTCATAGTATAAGAATACGACTCTTCCATGTATTTGGCATTACTGTCACTCGGGTTGGCTATACGACCAATAATAGATTCGAATTAagtaataataatcatatatgcCCATGTTTTTGGACATATGGTGACTTATTTTATgacataaaatagaaaaaaaaaatgaaatcatattattggtgatgagatattgaTCGAAAAAGAAGAATTCATCATTGGTAATGATCTTATAATTGCATATCTAAGAGTTCATATAATAGGATAGGACAGATGATCATCAAAATTGAAAGAGTATCCTGAGAATCAGGGTTGGAGAAAAGGTGATGATCAAAGTTATTTGGAAGTTTTTGTATGTTTAATTACGTGTGAAATTCGAATATCTCGGAATCATTCTTTAATATGATACTAGGGTGTCAATCACATATTCTTTTAAGTCGTCGATCCGAAGATATATACCACATGTTACCGAGGTATCGACTATATATCGCTGagtgtcaattttttttatttataatggttatttctttttattttcattcTTAAGTTGATAATAGTATAAGACAGCTTTCTATATACTCCTCACTTGCTCCTTTCATTGCTTTCAACTGCAATCTTCACAATTCTAAGATCAATGTACCATGTAACCAAATGAACTGCCAGTGGATGCAAGGATAAGTCCAGTTTAGAAGAAGCTCTTCGTGTTGAAGTGGCTAAGTGTGGTTTGGTAGTTCAGACAGCAGGAGCAAAAGTAGAGTATGATGTGCACCTTCTTGTTGATTTGCATGTCCTTGGCAATTGTTTTTAGCTTAGCTTATCATCCACCCACTGTTACTGAGCCAGATTGAAGTTGGAAGTCCCAACTCTTATCTAACTTCACTGGAAAGCATGCTCATCCACCAGAGTTTAACCAGGCATGTGTGATGAGCTTCGATAGAAGAACCTTAAAACAAAAGCTTTCTGGGGAGGAAGATGGAGAAAAATTGTTAGGACCTTTTGTGCCATTTCGTTTGCTGACCACACAGATTTCTTGCAAGAATTCCTGGCTCTCATTTCTTCCTCAGGCTTATCTATCATCTGCAGCTTCTTGACCAAGTAAGAGAAGACAAAGTTTTGGTGTCTTCTGATTCTGAGGATTCTAATTGGTAGTAAGGCAACCAATCAAATTTTGTGTTGCCACAGTCCTGCAATAATGACAATTGGTTTGCTGTCATGGCCTTCCGAAATATTTTGCACTCCATTCAATTCTTTCGGGAGGAAAAGGATGCACAAGAAAACATAGGGCCTCTGTTTTCTTAATGCCTTCTCTCTGCATTTTATCTGGTGATGAGCACCCAAAGAACATCGGGTGGCAAAGAAGACATCTGCGCTCACAGCCACACTCCGCTCTCTTCCTCCACCGAAGCCACAGGCATCTGAATGTTCTGATCTGGACGCTGCTCACGTAACACTGTGTTATCGGCTGCGGCGGCGACGCGTGTCCCGACCCTAATCTCGAGCCTGTGGCCCTTACAGTCCATCAAGACGATCCACAGGATCATCATGAGGAAGAAAGAGCTCGGAGATTGCACTCCACACCATGGTTCAGTCCACAGCTTCCCCATATAAAATTGCTCCCACTTCCAACAAGTTTGGCATTCGAGTGGTGCGGCTAGTCTTCCTCGATCTCCGTCCGTCGAAGCTTTTCGTCTATCTGTCTCGCTCTATCCCTCGGCTTCCAGATGGCTGCCGCTGTCTCCACCGTGGGAGCCGTCAACAGAGTGCCGGTACTGCTGTCTTCCGCCCACCTTTCTCTTCGTCCTTGTCGAGAATTCTTGGTTATGTAGATCTGTTTCTTGCTCCAGTTGAGCCTGCATGGCTCCAGTTCGGGAGCCCCGGTGCCGAGCTCGGCTTTCTTCGGGAGCAGCCTGAAGAAAGTGAACTCCGGTCCGAGCCATGGGAGGAACTCCACCGGCACTTTCAAGGTCTTGGCTGCTGATCTCGATGAGTCGAAGCAGACTTCCAAGGACAAATGGTCTGGGCTTGCCTACGACGTCTCCGACGACCAGCAGGACATCACCAGGGGAAAGGGCCTCGTCGACTCGCTCTTCCAAGCTCCCATGGGCGACGGCACTCACATCCCCGTCATGACCTCCTACGAGTACATCAGCCAGGGTCTTCGCCAGTAAGGAACCATTCGATATCTTGATCTATCATAGCTTTCAGCCTTCTTCCTCGTCGGTATCCACTGAACCGTTTGGTCTCAGATACGAGTTCGACAACACCAAGGACGGCTTCTACATAGCTCCGTCTTTCATGGACAAGCTTGTCGTGCACATCACCAAGAACTTCATGGCCCTCCCGAACATCAAGGTAATCCCATCCTACCTCACCTCATGCGGTCGCTGCCATTGATTTCTGGTTGATGTGGATTCTAACTGGGCGGTGACAGGTTCCCCTCATCTTGGGTGTCTGGGGAGGCAAAGGCCAAGGGAAGTCATTCCAATGTGAGCTCGTGTTCGCCAAGATGGGGATCAAGTGAGTGCTTCCTTGAGTTCATGACATGTTGTTACGGCTCAGAGGTCTTTGGTGTCTCTCGTTCATGCTCCGTGTCGAACACTTGGCAGCCCTATCATGATGAGCGCTGGAGAACTGGAAAGCGGCAACGCAGGTGAGCCAGCGAAGCTGATCAGGCAGCGGTACCGTGAGGCAGCAGACATCATTAAGAAGGGGAAGATGTGTTGCCTCTTCATCAACGACCTCGACGCAGGAGCGGGAAGGCTCGGCGGCACCACCCAATACACCGTCAACAACCAGATGGTGAACGCCACGCTGATGAACATCGCCGACAACCCGACCAACGTGCAGCTCCCGGGAATGTACAACAAGCAGGAGAACCCTCGCGTTCCCATCATCGTCACCGGCAACGACTTCTCCACTCTCTACGCGCCTCTCATTCGTGACGGCCGTATGGAGAAGTTCTACTGGGCGCCGACCAGAGATGACCGCATCGGCGTCTGCACGGGCATCTTCAGGACCGACAACGTCCCCACGGAGGACATCGTCAAGCTCGTAGACTCCTTCCCGGGACAGTCCATCGGTAAGCTTCCCAAAAACACAAGATTCACATGATCTGTCACCGACTCATCCGAACGCATGTATCTCCATGGCCAACGTGCAGACTTCTTTGGTGCTCTTCGGGCCAGGGTCTACGATGACGAAGTGAGGAAGTGGGTGGGAGACATTGGAGTGGACAAGGTTGGAAAGAAGCTGGTCAACTCGCTCGAAGGGCCACCAACCTTTGAGCAGCCCAAGATGAGCTTGGATACGCTGATGGAGTATGGCAACATGCTGGTGAAGGAACAGGAGAACGTGAAAAGGGTGCAGCTGGCCGACAAGTACCTGAGCGAGGCTGCGCTCGGAGACGCCAACGCAGATGCCATGAAGACTGGCTCTTTCTACCAGTAACTCCATGATGGTTGCAGGCAAAGCAGCCCATCCGTCTCTTACGATCCTCGATGAACGCAGAGCTGCATGCATAAATTCCAGGCTTGTAGTTTGTGTGGACAAGTGGGCGAATATTATTATCAGCCTCTGTATCGGTGATACATATATTATGTGCATTTTCCTCAGTTTTGGAAGGCCTATTTGTTTGTGATCACAACAATGCATCATCACGGAATCCATCTGCCGCCCCCAATTGCTTGTATGATGGTAATACTAAATAAAATCACATTAAAGTAATGGAGGATTAATTCCATCAAAATTAGCCCAACAACAAGCAATCGATGAAAAGGTAGCAATGCAAATGAAGGCTGATTGGGTCTCCAAGTCAATTTTTCTTCGAAGCACAAATCTCAAAGAAAGACACATCGGAGAAGCACACATCTCAAAGAAGCATCCGAATTTGTACCGGGCCTTAGCGACAATAACGTCGGCCCATGACCCGGCTCGGGATCTGACTCGGCGGTTCAGCACCCCATTCGGAAATTTAGGTCCAGCCCGGTCGATGAACGAGTCGGCTATAACGATCGCTTCGGTCGCCGCAGATCGACGCCTTCGCGAGACTCAGGTTCGGTTTCTCTCCACTCTGGCTCATCTTTCTCCCTTCTCGTGCTTGCCGTGTTCATGTTTCTAGGGTTTGCTTCGCCCGATCGTGCGCTAGGGTTTCGTGGTGTCTTTGTGGGGAGTCTGTTGGTCAATTTGTCGTCGTTGTGACGGAtcaaacgaatggaatgattaggTTTAGCAACCTTTTGGCTTCAGATCGTGTTGTGTCTGCTAAATGTAATATGCTTATTCACTCTATCGAGTAATTGATGATGGTCGTGTTAGATCGTTGAAACCTTCACCTGTAAATGTACACAGATATTAGGATATTGATTAGGGTATGTTGTTTATAGTTGAATCTTTATTAGAGTCTATATGGAATTTCAATAGAATTCAGAGATTCTTTGAATTCTTCAAAGAGGATTGTTCTGGTTTGGCAAACTGCAGCCTTCTATAGAAGCTTCAGCTGAAATTTATCAGTGATTTTATCGACTACGATAAAAGCCTATCTTCTTAAGTATTGAATTAGCTGTATTGGAAACCATGTTGTGAGTGCTAAAAACTTTAAGTTGCTCATATGGTTTAATCATGTTAAAGTGTCCCCATTCATGTACTCATGCTGGATGCTGAATAATTTACAGAACTAAACGCATATGCTCAAGAAAAACACTAGAGGTACTCTCCTTTGTTCAACAAAGATTGTTCTATACATCAGCTTTGATGTCAATGGGTTGGACCATTTGCCAGTCTTGTATGTAGTTATTTCTTCTGTCGCCTCGTATGCTTAACTGATTTAAACGGAGAGAATTTAACTAATACCTTTTTATGATATTCTTGTATCACCACCTTGATGGGCAATGCTCTCATTTTTTATTCCTGGAGCTTAAACGGTCTGATGTCCTAGACCAAGTTTGGCTTGAATGCCAAACCTATAACAGGATTTGATGAATATTTGGTGCCTAGAACCTATAGTTTTAACCGTCAGACAATCTTCTAAACAAATGACTGTTCACCTATTTGGTAATTGACTCGACACTATGCAAGTGATTACTTCAGGTGGAGTGGTGTCGCATATCTCAATGAAAAATACTTAGAAAGTTAGAAATATGGTTATTCTATAGATTTCAAGCTGTTGTTGTCTTCAGCTAAGCCGTGTAAACCCATCATCTTGACGCATGTCAGACATCGAAGCTTCTGAAGATGCATACGATCAATTCTATCATTTTAAAGATGCATAGGCATATTATAAAATGAGGCGAGGCAAACTCATGACTCGTCTAAACTCTATGCTGAGAACTATGAAGTGAGAAAGAGAATTACTGTACTATGAAAGCTTGCAAAGGATGATCTTGTAAGCAATAGCTCTTAGGCTCAATCTTGCTAAATGAACAAATGTGCTACCACAGTTGGCGTGGTCTTACCCTCATGAAAATTTAAGACATTTGTATATGATGATACCCTGCTACGGATGCTTCGTGCTCATTGATATACTGCATATCTACCTCCTCAGCTTGTGTATGCTCGAAGTGCCCTTCCATCTGTTTCGATGTATTTCGATGAAAACTTCCAACACTTTGGAGTCTAAACAGTCACTTAATATGTTGTGAATGTACGCACTTGTGCAATTTTCCTACCTGAGCGAGGATCAGCAAGTGGTATGGGCTCTTCCTTTGCCATTAAAGAAGAAACTGGTTCCTTCCTGTTTGATGCAATGCCAACATCAGCAAAGCTATGCCTAACATTCCTTGGGGTTACTGCATCGGTGATGACATCACGGAGTGCTTTGTCTTCCTCCCTGGGCTCCAGCTTTTGCATCAGATACTCTTTCATTGAGACTCCCTTATCCCATACTTGCTTTGCAGTAGTCTCATACCTTGGCCCTGATTCTTGGATCTTGGAGCTTAGTGCTTGGGTTGCCTTTGAAATCATGGTGTAGACCGGAGCAAGCGTCTCCGTTACCGTCTCGCTCAGGGTCTTGTCATTGTCACCACCATTGCTGACCGGTGGTTGAGGTAAGTACTTATCCTTCACCATTGTCTTTTCATTGGTTGGAGTTATCACCGTTGTTTCTGGTGGTGCAGGTATAACCTTTACGTCACCACCATGGTCCGATGCTGGTTGCCTATGCCCATCATTAGCTTGCTTCATCTCTATTTCTCTATCAAAAGCGCTGAGCTGAGTGATTGTTGAATTTTCGCTGGGACTGGGGTAGTGAGTTGTTGACTGATCATCCGAAGCCGAATCTTCATAACTATCAAGTGCCATCTCTGGTTCGTACTCTGACGTCACAGGTAAGAAACATCTGATATGCTTAGATTAAGCCATTATGGTGAATGAGCCAAACACTAAGTTCTCTTAGATTTTGGTTTAAATGGTGCAGGGTGTGGCTAATTACTTGGGGCTCCTTGGTAATTAGGATCTTCCTCGTCTGCCTCGTCCAAGCTAACTCCCCAGGGCGGTGTGACACTATTTTCTTTGCCTCCATGTCTTTTCTTCACAAGCATCTGCCTCCATTTCTTTGCCTTCTCCTTCACCCTCACCATGATCGACTTCTTTGCCTGCTGTTGGTGGTGACTGAAATCATCCTCATCGTTGTACAAGTTTACCAGTGTTGGTGTTGTCGGCGCCAACCAATGTCCATTTGGAGATGATTCACCTTCACATACATTGAATTGCAATGATGTAGCAAAATAAGAAGCAAACGTAGAGATGAGCGGGTAACTATCATGTCAAGTTTTGAACCTTTCCGGGAGCGTAGATTCTTGTTTGGAATAAGCTGTTCTCGTTGAGGGTAGACCGGATATGATCTGCTTCGTTCTGTTTGAGCCATCTGCTGTCCTTCCTCTCTTTCTTCACCCTATTGCTTCTGTTTCCTGGCTTCTCAGGAACATGGAAAGGTCTCAGGAACTGGCAAAGGAAGCATCCAGGGGATTGCTCTGCATTTAACCAGGGTGTGGTTGCAGAAGATCACCAAGTTTGTAGCAGATTTGATGGTCGGGACGAGGTGCAACTTCTTGACCACCCTTTGCTGAGGCGCCTGTAAGAGTGCCATATGTGTGGACCATTGGAGACCTCGCATGAGCTCAGCACCGTATCAAATTCGAATAGGAGTTTGCCATACGTGTAAGCTTGTATAAATCGTGAATGTGTTGAATAGGAGTTTTTCCCTTTTCTTGTGGGAGATCTTTGATTGAAGTTGTGCATTTTATTGGTCTTCTAAGGCACGACATGTTGATGGACTATTTATGagagatgaaaaaaaaattatgcctCCTCAAAAGAGAGGAAAATTCTATtatcgagaaaaaaaaaagacattgaAAATTGTATCGTTATTTATTATCATTGCATGATGGAACATATTAAgaagtatgaaaaaaaaaatatatatatattatatgatgaTAGAGGATAATATTGTTGAGGAGTAGGTTTTCTAGTCATACAAGTGGTGGGTTTTCTTCTAGTGAGATTTTGTTGGTGAAGCAAGTAATGAAGTTCAAGTGTTTTCTCCTCCCTTTATGTAAGTTCGAGAAGAATTATCGCCTATGGTCTCGGACTTACATTCTCAAGAAAGTGAAGCTCAAATTTCCTTATGAGTTAAGCAAAAAGTTAATAAAGAGCGATTTTGACATGACTCATCGCGTACCATTTTCGTGTCGAGCCTTTTAATATTgttaggaaggcatgacacatcagGACATCTAAAGTATCATATAATGACATTTGGGTATGAAAAACAATGATGCGCTCCAACGGGTTGGTACTGCCATTAAAGGCCTCCAACGATGAGAGGCGAACGTTGGCAATGATTAACTCCTCCTAAATATCTTGAGTCAATGACGATCGACCCGAGATAGTGTTGGCAAAGCCTTCCCTTTCGCATCATTGAAATTCTCATCGTATCTTCTCTAAATATTGGTTCATTTGCCAAAGTTAGATCCTCAAGGAATCATCCATTGAATTTACCGATTGGGTTTAGGATTCAGGTAGAGTAGAATAGTGGTGTGGTAGTCCGTTGAACTCCACAATTAAGGAGTAAGGTGCTTCCTCAATCAAAGATTCGAAAGGCCTTGGAAGCCCTTGAGATGTCGGTATTGCATCGAGTGGGAGGACCCCAATGGGTGCTGGTGCCTA belongs to Musa acuminata AAA Group cultivar baxijiao chromosome BXJ1-11, Cavendish_Baxijiao_AAA, whole genome shotgun sequence and includes:
- the LOC103972300 gene encoding ribulose bisphosphate carboxylase/oxygenase activase 2, chloroplastic produces the protein MAAAVSTVGAVNRVPLSLHGSSSGAPVPSSAFFGSSLKKVNSGPSHGRNSTGTFKVLAADLDESKQTSKDKWSGLAYDVSDDQQDITRGKGLVDSLFQAPMGDGTHIPVMTSYEYISQGLRQYEFDNTKDGFYIAPSFMDKLVVHITKNFMALPNIKVPLILGVWGGKGQGKSFQCELVFAKMGINPIMMSAGELESGNAGEPAKLIRQRYREAADIIKKGKMCCLFINDLDAGAGRLGGTTQYTVNNQMVNATLMNIADNPTNVQLPGMYNKQENPRVPIIVTGNDFSTLYAPLIRDGRMEKFYWAPTRDDRIGVCTGIFRTDNVPTEDIVKLVDSFPGQSIDFFGALRARVYDDEVRKWVGDIGVDKVGKKLVNSLEGPPTFEQPKMSLDTLMEYGNMLVKEQENVKRVQLADKYLSEAALGDANADAMKTGSFYQ
- the LOC135596500 gene encoding uncharacterized protein LOC135596500; its protein translation is MAQTERSRSYPVYPQREQLIPNKNLRSRKGESSPNGHWLAPTTPTLVNLYNDEDDFSHHQQQAKKSIMVRVKEKAKKWRQMLVKKRHGGKENSVTPPWGVSLDEADEEDPNYQGAPKYEPEMALDSYEDSASDDQSTTHYPSPSENSTITQLSAFDREIEMKQANDGHRQPASDHGGDVKVIPAPPETTVITPTNEKTMVKDKYLPQPPVSNGGDNDKTLSETVTETLAPVYTMISKATQALSSKIQESGPRYETTAKQVWDKGVSMKEYLMQKLEPREEDKALRDVITDAVTPRNVRHSFADVGIASNRKEPVSSLMAKEEPIPLADPRSGRKIAQVRTFTTY